The proteins below are encoded in one region of Geothermobacter hydrogeniphilus:
- a CDS encoding transporter yields the protein MGRGVAQIEFGYTYTYNSDNGERTRSQSFGQPLLRYGLLADWLEFRIALFPTVTRITTAGESTTSRGTEDLYIGCKIALTEQQGMLPEMALIPQTNIPTGSGSLSSNELEPGLNWAYAWDVNDLISAAGSTQGNRRIDDSGEAYLEFAQSWTVAYHLADKLGAYTEWFAFFPSGADTARVQHYGNGGLTWLVSDNMQFDVFAGIGLNDAADDYFFGSGFSIRFGQGIE from the coding sequence GTGGGCCGGGGTGTTGCCCAGATCGAATTCGGCTACACCTATACCTACAACAGCGATAATGGCGAAAGAACCAGGTCACAGTCCTTCGGGCAACCGTTGTTGCGCTACGGTCTCCTGGCCGACTGGCTGGAATTCCGCATTGCCCTGTTCCCGACCGTGACCCGCATCACAACCGCCGGGGAATCAACCACTTCAAGGGGAACCGAAGATTTGTACATCGGTTGCAAAATTGCCCTGACCGAACAACAAGGCATGCTGCCGGAGATGGCCTTGATCCCGCAAACGAACATCCCGACCGGCAGCGGTTCCTTGAGCTCAAACGAACTGGAACCGGGTCTGAACTGGGCCTATGCGTGGGACGTCAACGATTTGATCTCGGCTGCCGGATCAACCCAGGGGAACCGCAGGATCGACGACAGCGGTGAAGCCTACCTGGAGTTTGCCCAATCCTGGACCGTCGCCTACCACCTGGCAGACAAACTCGGCGCCTACACGGAATGGTTTGCTTTTTTTCCCTCCGGAGCCGACACTGCAAGAGTTCAGCATTACGGCAACGGCGGGCTGACCTGGCTCGTCAGCGATAATATGCAATTTGACGTATTTGCAGGTATCGGACTCAACGATGCCGCTGACGACTATTTTTTCGGCAGCGGTTTTTCCATCCGCTTCGGACAGGGCATTGAATAA
- a CDS encoding DMT family transporter, with translation MNNNSRKSVSSKVLLFTTGALVAFAGNSILCRLALGGGWIDAAGFTCIRLISGTLVLLLILRLSAQKRASISSGNALSAITLFGYAAAFSFAYLTLAAGTGALILFGAVQITMIAAAILSGERLTGTEYVGVSLAFGGLVYLLFPGVTAPSLAGSLLMTAAGVCWGIYSLRGRGRGNPLAETTVNFVLSLPLAVLLIFLFPGHSHLSLRGILLAGLSGGLASGIGYAVWYAAIREMTTTTASVVQLAVPVLAAGGGVIFLDEEISTRLIIATIIILGGISLAVFNHGNLPATGAPHESTGNDEKPTQYPPIRGERDRG, from the coding sequence TTGAATAACAACTCCCGGAAATCCGTTTCATCGAAGGTGCTGCTTTTTACAACGGGCGCCCTCGTTGCCTTTGCCGGCAACTCGATTCTCTGCCGGCTGGCCCTTGGCGGGGGTTGGATTGATGCTGCCGGTTTCACCTGTATCCGACTGATTTCCGGCACCCTCGTCCTGCTGTTGATCCTGCGATTGTCTGCACAAAAAAGGGCGTCGATATCATCCGGCAACGCGCTCTCGGCAATCACTCTTTTCGGCTACGCGGCAGCATTTTCCTTCGCCTACCTGACACTCGCAGCCGGAACCGGGGCCCTGATCCTGTTCGGTGCCGTCCAGATAACCATGATAGCCGCCGCCATCCTCTCGGGAGAACGGCTTACCGGGACAGAATACGTCGGCGTCTCACTGGCCTTCGGGGGACTTGTCTACCTGCTCTTCCCCGGTGTCACGGCCCCGTCCCTGGCGGGATCTCTGCTGATGACCGCCGCCGGGGTCTGCTGGGGGATTTATTCCCTGCGTGGCCGCGGCCGTGGGAATCCACTGGCGGAAACAACTGTCAACTTTGTCCTCTCCCTGCCGCTTGCCGTTCTTCTCATTTTCCTTTTCCCCGGCCACAGCCATCTTTCCCTCCGGGGAATTCTGCTGGCGGGCCTGTCCGGCGGTCTGGCATCGGGCATCGGCTATGCAGTCTGGTACGCGGCGATCAGGGAGATGACGACAACCACGGCCTCGGTCGTCCAGTTGGCGGTCCCGGTCCTCGCGGCCGGGGGCGGAGTCATCTTTCTCGACGAGGAGATCTCCACCCGCCTGATCATCGCCACCATCATTATTCTCGGCGGCATAAGCCTGGCCGTCTTCAATCACGGAAATCTGCCTGCAACAGGAGCGCCCCATGAATCCACTGGAAATGATGAAAAGCCGACGCAGTATCCGCCAATTCGAGGAGAGAGAGATCGCGGATGA
- a CDS encoding sensor histidine kinase, with protein MRLALKHQIILAPAIVLLLMSLLLAFLQYTYWDLSVKRQAQRKVGTLFIAMAEADLASQRMEALVARLGRTPMVDVGRLEEMEELHAHLAGAAQRILSIVTLSDETEKHWRQAVSDLDPEQGFDRERFKAALKSLRPELEKLSELIRSERERLREVHTQDIDALVERTTFVSIVVLGVAILIGIFLSLTLARRILRRIQALSDSAGKVARGQLTPPKEPELVRDELDDLALSINRMAEQLIRVVGTEKLLEGAEEERRRIAMDLHDQTLADLSSVLRGLQEMEKNPDPERAGQLEKELQKTMSNLREVMNNLHPQSLEILGLGPTLESHIEQLQSKGGTLKYHCYLQPELHNLKMPRLVSLTLYRVAVEALHNVVKHAQASRCEFCLERQGRKLVMVVEDNGIGLPDQVSSGGRGLNNIRERARTIGARVEWKKSRFSTGTRFELTLPVRPAGQQGSQNEHADSHR; from the coding sequence ATGCGTCTTGCCCTTAAACATCAGATCATCCTCGCCCCGGCCATCGTTTTGCTGCTGATGAGTCTGCTGCTGGCGTTCCTGCAGTACACCTACTGGGACCTGTCGGTCAAACGCCAGGCGCAGCGCAAGGTGGGAACTCTCTTCATCGCCATGGCCGAGGCCGACCTCGCCAGCCAGCGGATGGAAGCCCTGGTGGCCCGTCTGGGGCGCACCCCGATGGTCGATGTCGGACGGCTTGAGGAGATGGAGGAGCTGCATGCCCATCTGGCCGGTGCGGCGCAGAGGATTCTCAGCATTGTCACCCTGTCCGACGAGACGGAGAAACACTGGCGCCAGGCGGTCTCCGATCTTGATCCCGAGCAGGGTTTCGACAGAGAGCGGTTCAAGGCGGCGCTGAAGAGTCTCCGCCCCGAGCTGGAAAAGCTTTCGGAACTGATCCGCAGCGAACGTGAACGCCTGCGCGAGGTCCACACGCAGGATATCGATGCCCTGGTCGAGCGTACCACCTTTGTTTCAATCGTGGTTCTCGGCGTGGCAATCCTGATCGGTATCTTTCTTTCCCTGACCCTGGCGCGGCGCATCCTGCGGCGCATCCAGGCGCTTTCCGACAGTGCCGGCAAGGTTGCCCGCGGGCAGCTGACGCCGCCCAAGGAGCCGGAGCTGGTGCGGGACGAACTGGATGACCTGGCGCTCTCGATCAACCGCATGGCTGAACAGTTGATCCGCGTGGTCGGTACCGAGAAGCTGCTTGAGGGGGCCGAAGAGGAACGGCGGCGGATTGCCATGGATCTCCATGACCAGACCCTTGCCGACCTCTCGTCGGTGTTGCGCGGCTTGCAGGAGATGGAAAAAAATCCCGACCCGGAACGGGCCGGGCAGCTTGAGAAAGAATTGCAGAAAACCATGTCCAACCTGCGCGAGGTGATGAACAATCTGCATCCGCAGTCACTCGAAATCCTCGGTCTGGGGCCGACCCTTGAGTCCCATATCGAACAGCTGCAGAGCAAAGGCGGGACGCTCAAGTACCATTGTTACCTGCAGCCCGAACTGCATAACCTGAAGATGCCGCGCCTGGTCAGCCTGACCCTCTACCGGGTGGCGGTCGAGGCCCTGCACAATGTCGTCAAGCATGCCCAGGCCAGCCGCTGCGAGTTCTGCCTGGAACGTCAGGGACGAAAGCTGGTGATGGTGGTCGAGGACAACGGCATCGGTCTGCCGGACCAGGTTTCCTCCGGCGGCCGCGGCCTGAACAATATTCGCGAACGGGCGCGGACCATCGGTGCCCGGGTCGAGTGGAAGAAATCACGTTTTTCAACCGGAACCCGTTTTGAATTGACCCTGCCGGTACGCCCGGCAGGCCAACAGGGGAGCCAAAATGAGCATGCAGATTCTCATCGCTGA
- a CDS encoding nitroreductase family protein, producing the protein MNPLEMMKSRRSIRQFEEREIADETLNQILEAARWAPSWANTQCWEVILVKNPGLKLKLQQLLTDNNPAARAMTRVPVIIALCGKLETSGFYKGSAYTKFKDWFMYDLGIVTQNISLAAHALGLGSVVVGAFDHDKARGILNIPDGYELVSLIPIGYPHKIPAPPKRKELADFTHLDRFRTDP; encoded by the coding sequence ATGAATCCACTGGAAATGATGAAAAGCCGACGCAGTATCCGCCAATTCGAGGAGAGAGAGATCGCGGATGAAACCTTGAACCAGATCCTCGAAGCCGCGCGCTGGGCCCCCTCCTGGGCCAACACCCAGTGCTGGGAAGTCATCCTGGTCAAGAACCCGGGTCTCAAACTTAAGCTGCAGCAGCTGCTGACCGACAACAACCCGGCGGCCCGGGCCATGACCCGGGTCCCGGTCATCATCGCACTCTGCGGGAAACTTGAAACGTCCGGATTCTACAAGGGGAGTGCCTACACGAAATTCAAGGACTGGTTCATGTACGACCTGGGCATTGTCACCCAGAATATTTCCCTGGCCGCCCATGCTCTCGGCCTCGGGTCCGTGGTGGTCGGCGCCTTCGACCACGACAAGGCGAGAGGCATACTCAACATCCCCGACGGCTATGAGCTTGTTTCCCTCATCCCCATCGGTTATCCACACAAAATCCCCGCCCCGCCGAAGAGAAAAGAACTCGCGGACTTCACCCACCTGGACCGTTTCAGGACCGACCCATGA
- a CDS encoding response regulator transcription factor, with protein sequence MSMQILIAEDNPKDYEFLEQMLGHWDEEIELFRAQNGLNALELALELNDVPLVISDIQMPEMNGIEFARALWQRKPDARIVFWSQYKDEMYVRSLLRIVPPETVYGYILKSNPSERISTAIRTVLCDEQCWIDPEVRKVQGRTGHAQTALSDIEYEALVDISLGLTDNLIAQRRYLSRRGVQSRLNSLYSKLGADQEQFQSEGVGDAFNLRNRAVAISLRRGLVNPFELKHEEEEFQEWLKRYKANLKQD encoded by the coding sequence ATGAGCATGCAGATTCTCATCGCTGAAGACAATCCGAAGGATTATGAATTTCTCGAGCAGATGCTCGGTCACTGGGATGAAGAGATTGAACTGTTTCGTGCCCAGAACGGCCTCAACGCGCTCGAACTGGCACTGGAGCTGAATGATGTTCCGCTGGTGATCAGCGACATTCAGATGCCGGAGATGAACGGCATCGAGTTCGCCCGCGCCCTCTGGCAGCGCAAGCCCGACGCGCGCATCGTTTTCTGGAGCCAGTACAAGGATGAGATGTATGTCCGTTCGCTGCTGCGTATCGTGCCGCCGGAGACGGTCTACGGTTACATTCTCAAATCCAACCCCTCCGAGCGGATCTCGACCGCCATCCGTACTGTCCTCTGTGACGAACAGTGCTGGATCGACCCCGAGGTGCGCAAGGTCCAGGGCCGGACCGGCCATGCCCAGACCGCGCTCTCCGATATCGAGTATGAGGCGCTGGTGGACATTTCGCTCGGCCTGACCGACAATCTCATTGCCCAGCGTCGCTATCTTTCCCGGCGCGGGGTGCAGAGCCGTCTCAATTCCCTGTACAGCAAGCTCGGCGCCGATCAGGAGCAGTTTCAGTCTGAAGGGGTCGGTGATGCCTTCAACCTGCGCAACCGGGCGGTCGCCATTTCCCTGCGTCGCGGTCTGGTCAACCCCTTTGAACTCAAGCACGAGGAAGAGGAGTTCCAGGAGTGGCTGAAACGCTACAAGGCCAATTTGAAGCAGGACTGA
- a CDS encoding Mrp/NBP35 family ATP-binding protein, with protein sequence MSDHENCDSCGVSSCGARDRKPQENDEQFQARQRLERNLCQIDNKILVMSGKGGVGKSTTALNLALALAKEGKAVGLLDVDLHGPSLPTMLGMADQRPHATEEGIIPLEFQGLRVMSIGFLLEQSDQAMIMRGPMKHGAIQQFLADVVWGPLDVLVIDCPPGTGDEPLSAAQLLGRGADTVIVTTPQDVALVDVEKSISFSRQLNINILGIIENMAGFVCPHCEEVTDLFGRGGGEKLADKTQVPFLGRIPLDPRMVVAGDSGKPFILDHPDTEAAKALQHVAQTAIEKMENAA encoded by the coding sequence ATGTCCGATCACGAAAACTGCGACAGCTGCGGGGTCTCCTCCTGCGGCGCCAGAGATCGCAAGCCCCAGGAGAATGATGAACAGTTCCAGGCCCGGCAGCGGCTGGAACGCAACCTCTGCCAGATCGACAACAAGATCCTGGTAATGTCCGGCAAGGGCGGGGTCGGCAAAAGCACCACCGCCCTCAACCTCGCCCTGGCCCTGGCCAAAGAGGGCAAAGCGGTCGGCCTGCTTGACGTCGACCTGCACGGCCCGAGCCTGCCGACCATGCTCGGCATGGCCGATCAGCGCCCCCACGCCACCGAAGAAGGCATCATCCCCCTCGAATTCCAGGGTCTGCGGGTGATGTCGATCGGTTTTCTGCTGGAACAGAGCGATCAGGCGATGATCATGCGCGGCCCGATGAAGCATGGCGCCATCCAGCAGTTTCTCGCCGACGTCGTCTGGGGACCGCTTGATGTCCTGGTTATCGACTGCCCGCCCGGCACCGGCGACGAACCTCTTTCCGCCGCCCAGCTGCTCGGCCGGGGAGCCGACACGGTGATCGTCACCACCCCGCAGGATGTCGCCCTGGTCGATGTCGAGAAATCGATCAGCTTCTCCCGCCAGCTCAACATCAACATCCTCGGCATTATCGAGAACATGGCCGGCTTCGTCTGCCCGCACTGCGAGGAGGTCACTGACCTGTTCGGCCGCGGCGGCGGCGAAAAACTCGCCGACAAGACACAGGTGCCCTTCCTCGGCCGCATCCCCCTCGATCCGCGCATGGTCGTCGCCGGAGATTCCGGCAAACCCTTCATCCTCGACCATCCCGACACCGAGGCGGCAAAAGCATTGCAGCACGTGGCGCAGACCGCCATCGAAAAGATGGAGAATGCGGCCTGA
- a CDS encoding HD domain-containing phosphohydrolase → MTVDSRHNLKDALSRTKRVLSTVIKCHGVLVTSTTEDEIYKQICRIIVADGKYRLSWIGIPKDDDDKNVVPAAYEGVGKEYIDSLTIHWKADEYGMGPTDIAIRTKKTQINNNINNEKSYEPWHERAIEHGYRSSISIPCTIENRVLCTLNIYSEEPNTFDKQEVDLLEELAKDIAYGVENIKTIDEKITLQNELKTTLTQLVEAIALTAEKRDPYTGGHQKRVAKLATAIADDLSWSDDRIEGLYLSGLIHDIGKIYVPAEILNRPGMLTDAEFSIIKTHPQIGYEIVSNVRCHYPIKEIILQHHERIDGSGYPHGLSHNQIIPEAKVLAVADVTEAILSHRPYRPALGVNAAIEELKRGRESIYDPAAVDICTRLMNGGGFQWE, encoded by the coding sequence ATGACGGTTGATAGCAGACATAATTTAAAGGATGCGTTAAGTCGCACAAAGAGAGTGTTGTCAACAGTTATCAAATGCCATGGTGTGCTGGTAACTTCTACGACAGAAGATGAAATATATAAACAAATATGCAGGATTATAGTTGCTGACGGCAAATACCGGCTGTCATGGATCGGGATACCAAAAGATGACGATGATAAGAACGTTGTTCCAGCTGCATATGAGGGCGTCGGGAAAGAATATATAGACTCTTTAACAATTCATTGGAAAGCCGATGAATATGGCATGGGACCAACAGACATCGCCATACGTACAAAAAAAACACAGATAAACAACAACATAAACAACGAAAAAAGCTACGAACCATGGCATGAACGCGCAATAGAACATGGATACAGGTCATCAATATCAATACCATGCACTATAGAAAATAGAGTGCTATGTACACTGAATATATATTCAGAAGAACCAAATACTTTCGATAAGCAGGAAGTCGACCTGTTGGAGGAGTTGGCAAAAGACATCGCCTATGGTGTAGAAAACATAAAAACAATCGATGAAAAAATAACTTTACAAAATGAGCTTAAAACAACACTCACCCAGCTTGTCGAAGCCATTGCTCTTACCGCGGAGAAAAGAGATCCCTACACAGGTGGGCATCAAAAGCGCGTGGCGAAACTGGCGACTGCCATCGCCGATGATTTATCCTGGAGCGATGATCGTATCGAAGGGCTCTATTTAAGCGGTCTGATTCATGACATAGGGAAAATATACGTCCCAGCTGAAATATTAAACAGGCCCGGCATGTTGACTGACGCCGAATTCTCCATAATCAAAACCCATCCTCAGATTGGCTATGAGATCGTGTCAAATGTCAGATGCCACTACCCTATTAAAGAAATAATCCTTCAGCATCATGAACGCATAGATGGTTCCGGTTACCCTCACGGCCTGAGCCATAATCAAATTATCCCCGAAGCAAAGGTCCTCGCAGTCGCGGATGTAACGGAAGCCATTTTGTCACACCGCCCCTACCGACCGGCACTGGGGGTCAACGCGGCAATAGAAGAGCTCAAGAGGGGACGTGAGTCTATCTACGACCCAGCAGCGGTCGATATATGCACGAGGCTCATGAATGGCGGCGGTTTTCAATGGGAGTAA
- a CDS encoding Gldg family protein yields MKNLWPLFKRELAGYFVTPLAYVFIVIFLVLTGVFTFYLGGFFQRGQADLQAFFLWHPWLFLLLVPALGMRLWAEERKTGTIELLLTLPVSMTEAVLAKFLAAWAMIAISLALTFPIWISVNLLGNPDNGVIIANYLGSLLMAGAYLAVAACLSATTRNQVIAFVLSTLACFAFLLAGFPLVLDFFRPWLPQAALDAIASLSFLSHFETITRGMIDLRDLLFFVSFILLWLYLGAWVISRKKASGGYRTRSGSGLFSRGGLLGALLLFLLLNVAVSPLLRGLRLDLTEQRLNTLSSGTRHILAGIDKPLSLKFFLSREQIKQVPGLESFAERVATLLDEYANLADGRLTIEQIDPEPFSEAEDEAVRFGLRGVQITAGGDSIYFGLVGELDGRRKVIPFFQPERERFLEYDLSQLLYQLVHPKKLVVGLLSGAPIEGGFTPGPNPRMQRPWLILDQLRRQFEIRTLPRTAEPIADDVDLLMLVHPAGLDAETLYAVDQYLLRGGKALIFADPLSEASAEGNPAGAINSNPDFERLLAAWGIAMEPGKVVGDLPQSHKVNYQGRLRSMQINYLPWLNIGRNSLADDDVITSQLGNLNLATAGALRPLKGAKTVFTPLIKSSDQAMLIDAAKIAFAPNPAKLLADFKPAGKPFVLAARIDGEIVSAFPEGRPKAATETKAAAKEKKPVAEHLAKSKGPVHLVVIADSDLLQDRFWVQATSVFGGSLAIPISANADLAANAIESLGGSPDLISVRSRGSYRRPFTLVAELQRKAEMRFRAKEQELTDKLRETESKLNELQRGRDDSGATTLTAEQQRELDRFLAEKVKFRKQLRAVQYQLRAEIDNLEAMLKVFNILFVPGLIALIAFVAWVIRRARGREY; encoded by the coding sequence CCGAAGAACGCAAGACCGGCACCATCGAACTGCTGCTGACCCTGCCGGTTTCCATGACCGAAGCAGTGCTGGCCAAGTTTCTCGCCGCCTGGGCAATGATCGCCATTTCCCTGGCCCTGACCTTTCCGATCTGGATCAGTGTCAACCTGCTCGGTAATCCGGACAACGGCGTCATCATCGCCAACTACCTCGGCAGCCTGCTGATGGCCGGGGCCTACCTGGCGGTCGCCGCCTGCCTCTCGGCCACCACCCGCAACCAGGTGATCGCCTTCGTTCTCTCGACCCTGGCCTGTTTCGCCTTTCTGCTCGCCGGTTTCCCGCTGGTACTCGACTTCTTCCGCCCCTGGCTGCCGCAGGCGGCCCTCGACGCTATTGCCTCGCTCAGTTTCCTGAGCCATTTCGAAACCATCACCCGCGGGATGATCGACCTGCGTGATCTGCTCTTCTTTGTCAGCTTCATCCTCCTCTGGCTCTACCTCGGCGCCTGGGTGATCAGCCGCAAAAAAGCCTCGGGAGGATACCGAACCCGGTCCGGATCAGGCCTTTTCTCCCGTGGCGGCCTGTTGGGCGCCCTGTTGCTGTTCCTGCTGCTCAACGTCGCGGTTTCGCCGCTGCTGCGCGGTCTGCGGCTCGACCTCACCGAACAGCGACTCAATACCCTCTCCAGCGGGACCCGCCACATCCTCGCGGGAATCGACAAACCTCTCTCCCTCAAGTTCTTTCTCAGCAGGGAACAGATCAAGCAGGTTCCCGGCCTGGAAAGTTTCGCCGAACGGGTCGCCACCCTGCTCGACGAATACGCCAATCTCGCCGACGGCAGGCTGACCATCGAACAGATCGACCCCGAACCCTTCTCCGAAGCCGAGGATGAAGCGGTCCGGTTCGGCCTGCGGGGGGTGCAGATCACCGCCGGCGGCGACAGCATCTATTTCGGACTGGTCGGGGAACTTGACGGCCGCCGCAAGGTGATTCCCTTCTTTCAACCGGAACGGGAGCGGTTCCTTGAATACGACCTGAGCCAGCTGCTCTACCAGCTCGTCCATCCGAAAAAGCTGGTGGTCGGCCTGCTCTCCGGAGCCCCCATCGAAGGCGGCTTCACCCCCGGACCGAACCCGCGCATGCAGCGGCCCTGGCTGATCCTCGACCAGCTGCGCCGACAGTTCGAGATCCGCACTCTGCCGCGAACTGCTGAGCCGATCGCCGACGACGTCGATCTGCTGATGCTGGTTCACCCGGCCGGGCTCGATGCCGAAACGCTCTATGCCGTCGATCAGTACCTGTTGCGCGGCGGCAAAGCCCTGATCTTCGCTGATCCCTTGAGTGAAGCCTCCGCCGAAGGCAACCCGGCCGGCGCCATCAACAGCAACCCCGATTTCGAGCGACTGCTGGCCGCCTGGGGAATCGCAATGGAACCCGGCAAGGTGGTCGGCGACCTGCCCCAGTCACACAAGGTCAACTACCAGGGACGACTCCGCAGCATGCAGATCAATTACCTGCCCTGGCTGAATATCGGCCGGAATTCCCTGGCGGACGATGACGTGATCACCAGTCAGCTCGGCAATCTCAATCTCGCCACCGCCGGCGCCCTGCGCCCCCTCAAGGGCGCGAAAACAGTCTTTACCCCGCTGATCAAAAGCAGCGACCAGGCGATGCTGATCGACGCCGCCAAAATCGCCTTCGCGCCCAACCCGGCCAAGCTGCTGGCGGATTTCAAACCCGCCGGAAAACCCTTCGTGCTTGCCGCCCGTATCGACGGTGAAATCGTCAGCGCCTTCCCTGAAGGAAGACCGAAAGCGGCGACGGAAACGAAAGCCGCCGCAAAGGAGAAAAAACCGGTTGCCGAGCACCTGGCGAAAAGCAAAGGTCCGGTCCACCTGGTCGTCATCGCCGACTCCGACCTGCTGCAGGACCGCTTCTGGGTGCAGGCGACCAGTGTCTTCGGCGGCAGCCTGGCGATCCCCATCTCGGCCAACGCCGACCTGGCGGCCAACGCCATCGAATCCCTCGGCGGCAGCCCCGATCTGATCTCGGTGCGCAGCCGCGGCAGCTACCGGCGCCCATTCACCCTGGTTGCAGAACTGCAGCGCAAGGCCGAGATGCGCTTCCGCGCCAAGGAACAGGAACTGACCGACAAGCTGCGTGAAACCGAAAGCAAGCTCAATGAACTGCAGCGCGGACGCGACGATTCCGGCGCCACCACCCTGACCGCCGAACAGCAGCGGGAACTGGACCGCTTCCTCGCCGAAAAGGTCAAATTCCGCAAGCAGCTGCGGGCCGTGCAGTACCAGCTGCGGGCCGAGATCGACAACCTCGAAGCGATGCTTAAAGTCTTCAACATCCTCTTCGTTCCCGGCCTGATCGCCCTGATCGCGTTCGTCGCATGGGTCATCCGGCGGGCCAGGGGAAGAGAATATTAG
- a CDS encoding MBL fold metallo-hydrolase — protein MDGRVFFRLVNGPFGDPALYLRLPHQPDALLFDCGDLHPLAPRACLKVRRVFISHAHIDHLAGFDQLLRLSLYRDLCLQLYGPPGLVAQIDHRLRGYSWKLLENFPFVLRVTEWSERLGRCAQFSAARAFVLEELPPVDQQDGWLCRGRDDRVSALPFDHGGVLSLGFRFEQRRQVVIDVVALQRCGLLAGPWLGNFKRLLREQAPGDTRLQAPLADGGMRDYRLDELSGEIARSRAGVKVCYVTDLQPTEANLDRVVSLARGADLLAIEAPFLHCDVERARKRNHLTARLAGEAAGRAGVGRLLVFHHSPRYQDQPRALWREAERARREAAAAGG, from the coding sequence ATGGACGGGCGCGTTTTTTTTCGTCTGGTCAACGGTCCCTTCGGCGACCCGGCCCTCTATCTGCGTCTGCCGCATCAGCCCGACGCGTTGTTGTTCGATTGCGGAGACCTCCATCCGCTTGCTCCGCGGGCCTGTCTCAAGGTGCGACGGGTCTTTATCAGTCACGCTCACATCGATCACCTGGCCGGGTTCGACCAGCTGCTGCGTCTCTCTCTTTATCGTGACCTGTGCCTGCAGCTCTATGGTCCCCCGGGACTGGTGGCGCAGATCGACCATCGCCTGCGCGGTTACAGTTGGAAACTGTTGGAGAATTTTCCTTTTGTGCTGCGGGTTACCGAGTGGTCCGAGAGACTCGGGCGCTGCGCGCAGTTCTCTGCCGCCCGTGCCTTTGTCCTGGAGGAGTTGCCGCCTGTCGATCAGCAGGATGGCTGGCTCTGCCGCGGACGGGATGACCGGGTCAGCGCGTTGCCGTTCGATCATGGCGGGGTCCTGTCGCTCGGGTTCCGTTTTGAGCAGCGACGGCAGGTCGTGATTGACGTTGTCGCGTTGCAGCGCTGCGGATTGCTTGCCGGCCCCTGGCTGGGGAACTTCAAGCGCCTGCTGCGCGAGCAGGCGCCGGGGGATACCCGGCTTCAGGCACCACTTGCCGATGGCGGGATGCGTGACTATCGTCTCGACGAACTGTCCGGAGAGATTGCCCGCAGTCGCGCCGGGGTCAAGGTCTGCTATGTCACCGACCTGCAGCCGACGGAGGCGAACCTGGACCGGGTGGTCAGCCTGGCTCGTGGGGCCGATCTGCTGGCGATCGAGGCGCCTTTTCTGCATTGTGACGTCGAGCGGGCCCGGAAGCGTAACCACCTGACCGCGCGTCTCGCCGGAGAGGCTGCCGGCCGGGCCGGGGTCGGGCGATTGCTGGTTTTTCATCACTCACCGCGATACCAGGATCAGCCACGGGCGCTCTGGCGTGAAGCCGAGCGGGCGCGGCGGGAAGCGGCCGCGGCGGGTGGATGA